DNA sequence from the Parachlamydia acanthamoebae genome:
GGAAACATAATCTTCATAAGATAAACCGTTCATCCGAAAATGAATGCTAAAGAAATGTAAAAAAATTATCAGATCGAATTCAACATGGGAATAATACGAGGGCACTCCATAAGCATAATTACAATAGTACACTTGGTGGGAGGAATATTTGCCAAAGCAATGCAAAAAATCAGAAAATGTTTGTCTAAGTTCCTGAGGGGCATAATAGTCATAAATGACGAGAATATTCATGATCACCTTTTGAGCAAGTTAATCGATAAAATTGAATGAGTTTCTGTGTGACAACTTGTCTACTAAACCGACTGACAGCGTTTTCACGTAATTTTTCAGGATCGTATCGATTAATCTGGGTTTGTATATTTTTCAGGGCTTGAGAAAGAGCAAGCGGATCGTTTGGCGGAATTAAAATGCCTACTTCATTATTGACGATGTCTTCAGGGCCTCCACAACGTGTCGCAATGACTGGCAAACCTGTTGCCAAAGCCTCGATTAAAACAACGCCAAAAGTTTCAAAATTGCTTGGTAAGACAAAAGCATGGGCCCGATGCATCGCTTTCAAAACTTCGGTCCTCGACAAGGGACCTAAGAAATGGACAGCGGGAGCAATCTGATAATCACGGGCCATTTGCTCCAATTGACCTCGCAACTCCCCTTCTCCTCCAATTTCCAAGCAAATGTGGGGGTTTTTCTGATACGCCAATTGAAAGGCCTTCAGCAAAACAGGATAATTTTTGTTTGCCGTGAGATGAGCCAAACAAAAAAATCGAAAAGGAACAAACTGTTTTTGTTGTTTAGGTAAAACAAAAAAATCAGAGTCAAAAAAATTTGGCAACACATGCACGTCACGATGGGCATAATGTTCAACTACATCTTTTAAAGCACTTCCTACTGAAAAAACTTGCGATGCTTGTCGATAAGCTTCACTTAAATAAGGTCTGCTCCAACAATCATCTAAAAAGGTGCCAAAAGGTTTTTTTTTCAAAATTCCCGTAAAATGTTCTGTAATGAGATAAGGGATGTTCCATTTTTTAGATATTTCTTTCGCTGCAATCCCTCCCCATAATACAGAATGAGCATGTATCAGGGCTGGTTTTCCCTGTTTAGCTACATAACGTTTAAACAAAGCTTCTGCCTGCACAATCCAAGAACGCATTTGCTGCTTAGCCATTTTAGGAAAAAGGTTCCAACCATGTTTACGGTAAGTAGGGATCTGATTTTCGATTGAAAAAGAGGACTGAAAATGATTTTTGACACCCTGCGCCCATCTCCAATCCTTTAAAGGACGAACCTCAGGATAGATAATTCCAAT
Encoded proteins:
- a CDS encoding glycosyltransferase, with amino-acid sequence MTAAPLHVLWLPSWYPIEENPLKGIFFQEQAQALHQVGIDIGIIYPEVRPLKDWRWAQGVKNHFQSSFSIENQIPTYRKHGWNLFPKMAKQQMRSWIVQAEALFKRYVAKQGKPALIHAHSVLWGGIAAKEISKKWNIPYLITEHFTGILKKKPFGTFLDDCWSRPYLSEAYRQASQVFSVGSALKDVVEHYAHRDVHVLPNFFDSDFFVLPKQQKQFVPFRFFCLAHLTANKNYPVLLKAFQLAYQKNPHICLEIGGEGELRGQLEQMARDYQIAPAVHFLGPLSRTEVLKAMHRAHAFVLPSNFETFGVVLIEALATGLPVIATRCGGPEDIVNNEVGILIPPNDPLALSQALKNIQTQINRYDPEKLRENAVSRFSRQVVTQKLIQFYRLTCSKGDHEYSRHL